Proteins encoded together in one Anaerococcus murdochii window:
- a CDS encoding MATE family efflux transporter produces MNRKIDLLHGNIRHTLLKLSFPLALTAFIQIAYGFVDTIWIARLGTKAMAGVGIAGFIFWIGNSLVLIPKVGMGVYASQAFGSQNEKETVMIINNGFIQAIIIGLFFTTFCLIVKNVFIEFYNLGHEAEMAAKDYFFVVSLGMIFFFVGPMFTQAFTSLGDSFTPFVINAVGLAINMVLDPVLIFGLGPFPHMGAKGAALATIISQFVVVLIYFLVVISKDGIIKSAISYIDYRENWQLEIFRLGLPAALLSGFHASISMVLNRFMSAFGPTPVAVCAIGSQLESISWNTTEGIQVGIQALVAQNYGAENKERVKGSIKESFRLVAIIGIIATLVLIVFRHKLFELFTPESQEAIELGANYLFILGLSQGFMAIEIGLAGCFNGMSDTKTPAILGVINNLLRIPIAIVLMPFVGVYGVWIAMSSTSIMKGLVAMTLIYRKVKKYMAG; encoded by the coding sequence ATGAATAGGAAAATAGATTTATTACATGGAAATATTAGGCATACGCTTTTGAAGCTGTCTTTTCCTTTGGCCCTTACAGCCTTTATCCAGATTGCCTATGGCTTTGTAGATACGATTTGGATTGCAAGGTTGGGTACTAAGGCTATGGCAGGGGTAGGGATAGCTGGTTTTATCTTTTGGATAGGCAATTCCCTTGTCCTTATACCAAAAGTTGGCATGGGTGTATATGCTTCCCAGGCCTTTGGTTCGCAAAATGAGAAGGAAACGGTGATGATTATTAATAATGGTTTTATCCAAGCTATTATCATCGGTTTGTTTTTCACTACTTTTTGCCTCATTGTAAAAAATGTTTTTATTGAATTTTATAATTTGGGTCATGAGGCTGAAATGGCTGCCAAGGATTATTTCTTTGTTGTAAGTCTTGGAATGATTTTCTTTTTTGTAGGCCCTATGTTTACTCAGGCTTTCACATCTCTAGGCGATTCTTTTACGCCCTTTGTGATTAACGCTGTAGGCCTTGCTATCAACATGGTTTTAGACCCAGTTTTGATTTTTGGCCTTGGTCCTTTCCCACACATGGGGGCAAAGGGAGCGGCTCTTGCTACTATCATCAGCCAATTTGTGGTCGTTTTGATTTACTTTTTGGTTGTGATTTCTAAAGACGGGATTATAAAATCTGCGATTTCCTATATAGATTATAGGGAAAATTGGCAGCTAGAAATTTTTAGGCTTGGCCTTCCTGCGGCACTTTTGTCTGGATTTCATGCTTCAATTTCTATGGTTTTAAATAGGTTTATGTCAGCTTTCGGGCCAACACCTGTGGCTGTTTGTGCCATAGGTTCTCAGCTTGAGTCAATTTCTTGGAATACTACTGAGGGTATCCAGGTCGGTATCCAAGCCCTTGTTGCCCAAAATTATGGGGCAGAAAACAAGGAAAGGGTAAAAGGTTCTATCAAAGAATCCTTCAGACTCGTTGCGATTATCGGCATCATTGCGACCTTGGTTTTAATTGTTTTTAGGCATAAACTTTTTGAACTTTTCACTCCGGAAAGTCAGGAAGCCATAGAACTTGGGGCAAATTACCTCTTTATCCTGGGTCTTTCCCAAGGCTTTATGGCGATTGAAATAGGACTTGCGGGTTGTTTCAATGGGATGAGCGATACCAAGACTCCAGCCATCCTAGGTGTAATCAACAACCTTCTAAGGATCCCAATTGCCATAGTTTTGATGCCTTTTGTTGGCGTTTATGGTGTATGGATTGCCATGAGTTCGACTTCTATCATGAAAGGTCTTGTAGCCATGACCTTAATTTACAGGAAAGTAAAAAAATATATGGCGGGCTAA
- the larA gene encoding nickel-dependent lactate racemase produces MKQVRLPYGKEFIELEVGDDADILVSKAGDFKAEKSQEDLVRDALAHPIGTEKLSELVKGKKTITIISSDHTRPVPSAITMPILLEEIRSTNPDAEITILIATGFHRPTTHEELVAKYGQEIVDNEHIVVHKSGVDEDMVELDTLPSGGRLLLNKHAINTDLLIAEGFIEPHFFAGFSGGRKSILPGVASEKTVLANHCSKFIASDYSRTGILKENPIHKDMEFAAEQAKLAFILNVVIDAEKKIINAFAGDRVKAHYEGTEFVRGLSTIDGVNADIAITSNGGYPLDQNVYQSVKSMTAAEAAAADDGVIIEVSRCNDGHGGESFYKTFKEAATPKDVEDRVLQIPMEETIPDQWEIQILARILVRHKVIFVTDPENRQLIEDMHMTYAENIEEALRMAKEIKGEDAKIAFVPDGVSVIVNKKK; encoded by the coding sequence ATGAAACAAGTAAGATTGCCATACGGCAAAGAATTTATCGAACTCGAAGTTGGCGATGATGCTGATATATTAGTCAGCAAAGCAGGAGATTTTAAGGCGGAAAAAAGCCAAGAAGACCTCGTAAGAGATGCCCTTGCACATCCAATTGGTACAGAGAAATTATCTGAACTTGTAAAAGGAAAGAAAACCATAACAATTATTTCGTCTGACCATACAAGACCAGTTCCATCTGCAATTACCATGCCAATCCTTCTAGAGGAAATCAGGTCAACCAACCCAGATGCTGAGATTACAATCCTTATAGCAACAGGTTTCCATAGGCCAACTACTCATGAAGAATTAGTTGCAAAATATGGCCAAGAAATTGTAGACAATGAACACATTGTTGTCCACAAATCTGGTGTAGATGAAGACATGGTTGAGCTAGATACTCTTCCTTCAGGCGGAAGACTACTTCTAAACAAACACGCAATTAACACCGACCTTCTAATCGCTGAAGGCTTTATCGAACCACACTTCTTCGCAGGTTTCTCAGGCGGTAGAAAATCAATTCTTCCAGGTGTTGCCAGCGAAAAAACAGTTCTTGCCAACCACTGCTCTAAATTTATAGCAAGTGATTATTCAAGAACAGGTATCCTTAAAGAAAACCCAATCCACAAAGACATGGAATTTGCTGCAGAACAAGCAAAACTTGCCTTCATTCTTAACGTTGTAATCGACGCTGAAAAGAAAATTATCAATGCCTTTGCAGGCGATAGGGTAAAAGCTCACTATGAGGGTACAGAATTTGTTAGAGGCCTATCAACCATAGACGGCGTTAACGCAGATATTGCTATTACAAGTAACGGTGGCTACCCACTAGATCAAAACGTCTACCAATCTGTAAAATCAATGACAGCAGCAGAAGCAGCTGCAGCAGACGATGGAGTAATCATCGAGGTTTCTAGATGTAACGATGGTCATGGTGGAGAAAGCTTCTATAAAACCTTTAAAGAAGCAGCAACACCAAAAGATGTTGAAGATAGGGTCCTTCAAATCCCAATGGAAGAAACAATTCCAGACCAATGGGAAATCCAAATTCTTGCAAGAATCTTAGTTCGTCATAAAGTAATCTTTGTAACTGACCCAGAAAATAGACAATTAATCGAAGATATGCACATGACTTATGCTGAAAACATTGAGGAAGCTCTCAGAATGGCTAAGGAAATCAAGGGCGAAGATGCTAAGATTGCCTTTGTTCCAGATGGTGTATCTGTAATTGTTAACAAGAAAAAATAA
- a CDS encoding HAD family hydrolase: MKKLIFDVDGTILDSMHIWIEPQNRLFSKYGFTLEDLKKEEKGKIEALSVEAMCQYIVDEIAKDMTFDQVRQYFEDVIYDAYKDNLMPKPGNLEILKKLKDAGFSMSVASSTPYIYLEMALKRLGIYDYFDFFATPDLLDMRKSDPAFWQYSIKKHGAKPSDCVLFDDALYAIKAAKKEGIMTVGLEDFPWNEKEWEYIMEKADLTLPTIADMDINKFM; encoded by the coding sequence ATGAAAAAACTAATTTTTGATGTTGACGGGACAATTTTAGATTCTATGCACATTTGGATTGAGCCACAAAACAGGCTTTTTTCAAAGTACGGCTTTACTCTAGAAGATCTTAAAAAGGAAGAAAAGGGCAAGATTGAGGCCCTATCAGTTGAGGCAATGTGCCAATATATAGTAGATGAAATAGCCAAAGACATGACCTTTGACCAGGTTAGGCAGTATTTTGAAGATGTAATCTACGACGCCTACAAGGATAACCTAATGCCAAAGCCTGGCAATCTCGAAATCCTGAAAAAATTAAAGGATGCAGGCTTTTCTATGTCAGTTGCCTCATCCACCCCATATATCTACCTAGAAATGGCCCTAAAAAGACTAGGAATCTACGATTACTTCGATTTTTTCGCCACACCTGACCTTTTGGATATGCGAAAATCAGACCCTGCCTTCTGGCAATATTCAATTAAAAAACACGGAGCTAAGCCTTCTGACTGCGTTCTTTTTGACGATGCCCTTTATGCTATAAAGGCCGCCAAAAAAGAAGGAATCATGACCGTAGGCCTTGAAGATTTCCCTTGGAATGAAAAAGAATGGGAATATATCATGGAAAAAGCCGACCTCACCCTGCCTACAATCGCAGATATGGATATAAATAAATTTATGTAA
- a CDS encoding chromate transporter yields the protein MNILLDLYISFVKIGFMTFGGGYAMLPILEREVVEKKKWATSEEILDYYAIGQSTPGIIAINTATFCGYKMAKNIGGLVASLGFITPSIIIITLISKFLENFSHIEAIQHAFVGIRIAVCALVLYSVIKMVRKNAKSFGKFAVFLLTFLAIGVLNISPVLIVIGVGLLGIVLGRFRNA from the coding sequence ATGAACATTTTATTAGATCTTTATATATCTTTTGTAAAAATTGGTTTTATGACCTTTGGTGGTGGCTATGCCATGCTGCCAATTCTTGAAAGAGAAGTTGTTGAGAAGAAAAAATGGGCAACCAGCGAAGAAATCCTAGATTATTATGCAATTGGCCAGTCCACACCTGGGATAATCGCTATAAATACAGCGACTTTTTGCGGCTACAAGATGGCAAAAAACATTGGGGGTCTTGTGGCAAGTCTTGGTTTTATCACACCTTCTATAATAATCATAACCCTTATTTCAAAATTTTTGGAAAACTTTTCTCATATTGAAGCCATCCAGCACGCCTTTGTAGGCATTAGGATTGCGGTTTGTGCCCTGGTTTTGTATTCGGTAATAAAAATGGTCAGGAAAAATGCTAAAAGCTTTGGGAAATTTGCTGTATTTCTCCTAACTTTTTTGGCTATTGGAGTTTTAAACATTTCTCCAGTTCTAATTGTAATTGGAGTTGGGCTTTTAGGAATTGTTTTGGGGAGGTTTAGAAATGCTTAG